The genomic window GGCGCAGCAGGGCCGCCAGCGCGGAGCGGATCATCGCCTCGTCGTCCGCGAGGAGCACCCGGATCACCGCGATCCCTCCGGCGACACCGGGACGCGCACCACAACGGCGAACTCCTGCCCGCCGCGCCGTGTCTCGACGGTCCCGCCGCCGTCCTCGACTCGACGGGCGATGCCCTCCAGTCCCGCGCCGTCGGCGCTCGGAAGCGCCTCCGCGGCGTCGTTCTCGATCTCGTAGCGCCAGGCGTCCGCGTCGCGCGTGAGCGAGAGGCGCGCCCACCGGCCGCCGCCGTGGCGCAGCGCGTTGGTGGTGGTCTCGCGGATGACAGGACCGAGAACGGATGCCGGAGCCTGGTCCGCGTCGGCATCCACCGTCACCTTCACCGACGTGCCTGCGGCACGCAGCAGGTCGGCGGCGTTCGCGACCTCATCCGGAAGCGGCACCGAGCGGAAGCGCAGGGCGAGGTCACGGGTGCCCTGGCGCGCCGCGTCGACACTGCGCCGAGCCGCCTGCAGCTGCGTGAATGCCGCGTCCGGGTCGTTCGTCATCAGGCGCTCGGCGAGCTCCAGCTGAAGTGCGATCACCTGCAGGTGGTGACCCTGCAGGTCATGGACGTCGGTGGCCACGCGCAGGCGCTCCTGCGTGGCTGCGAGCCGGGATTCGGAGGCGCGGGCGCGGTCGACCGTGATGAGGACGTCCCACCACCACAGCGTCAGCACCGTCATCGAGGGAAGGGACACCGAGAAGAACCCCGACAGCCACCAGGCCGACCCGGCACCAGGAGGAACGACCAGACGGCCGTCGATGAACCAGAGCACGACGAGCAGCGCGGTCGCGGCGATGACCACGCGCAGCCGCACCCCGGAGGGCCAGTTGAGGAACATCGACGTCTGGATGAGGGGGACGACGCCCAGGAGCCAGAGTCCCGACACGAGCCCGGCGATGAGTCCGAAGCACGCGGCGATCAGCAGCGAGACCAGGACCAGGGGGCGGGGGACGAACTGCTCGTGCTCGGTGCGCTGACGGTAGTCGCGCATCAGCAGGAAGGTCGAGACCCACCATACGAGGCCGCCGAGGCCGACCGCCGCGATCGCGGCGGTGCTGCGACCTGCTCCGGCGAGCGCCCCCGTCCAGACCGCCACGAGCATGAACTCGAGGAATACGACCGCAGAGACGGTGTACCACCAGGTCGCCGTGATCCCGCGCGACAGGCGCAGCCGTCCGCGTCGCTGCGCCGCCGTCTCGGTGTCCGCTGCCTGCACAGGGGAGGTGCTCATGCGTCCCACCATAGGTCCATGACACATGTCACCCCCGGGACGTGCGAACCGCACGGAGAGCGGTGACAGCACGGCACTTCCGGCATCCGCGGTGCCCCGGTGGACTGGTCTTGCGACGGAGAACCCCGGGCACCGTCGCCATCAGCATCAGCCCGCATCGACCATCAGGAGCACGTCATGAGTCTCGTCGACACCTTCCAGGACCTCGTCGCCCAGGTGCCGGACCTCGTCCAGCCGCTCATCGTCGCCGCCGCCGGCGCCGTCCCCTTCATCGAGGGCGAGGGCGCGGCGGTCATCGGCATCATCGGCGGCATCCACCCCGCGATCGCCGCTGCGGCGGGCATCATCGGCAACTTCGTGTGCGTCACCGTGCTCGTGCTGCTGACGGCGCGGACGCGCTCGGCCGTCGTCACACGCACCCGCACCCGCCGTCTCGTCGCCGCCGGCGGAGGCGACGCCGGCGAGGTCCCTTCGCCGGAGGTCGGCGGCGAGCGCGGGTCGGCGCGCAGGGCCAAGTTCCAGCGGGCGTTCGAGCGCTACGGCGTCCCCGGCGTCAGCCTGCTCGGACCGCTGCTGCTCCCCACGCAGTTCACGGCGACGATGCTCGCCGGTGCGGGCGTGAAGACCGCACGCATCCTCTTCTGGCAGGGACTGGCCATCGTCGCGTGGACGACCTTGCTGACCTTCGTCGTGGGCGGCGCGATGTACGTCGTCCACTGATCCGCGACGCGCGGGGTGGTTTCGAGGCGGCGCCGCAGGCGACCGCCTCGAAACGCGTCGGTCACGCGGTCCGGTAGGTTTGTCCGCATGCCTTCACCCGATCTCGGCCTCCCCGAAGTCGCTTCGGTGGCACGGGATCTCATCCGCTTCGACACGACGAACCATGGTGGCGGGCGCGCCGCGGGCGAGCGCGAGGCAGCCGAGTACGTCGGCGCCTATCTGTCGGATCTCGGACTGCAGCCCGAGTTCTACGAGCCGATCCCGCGTCGCACGAACGTGATGGCGCGGGTGCCCGGCCGCAACAGCGACAAGCCCGCCCTCGTGCTGCACGGCCACCTCGACGTCGTCCCCGCGATCGCCGAGGACTGGAGCGTCGACCCGTTCGAGGGCGTCGTCCGCGACGGGATGCTGTGGGGCCGCGGCGCCGTCGACATGAAGGACATGGACGCCATGATCCTCACGTCGGTCGCCGACCTCCTCCGCGCCGGAGAGCAGCCCGAGCGCGACCTCGTGCTGGCGTTCTTCGCCGACGAGGAGAACGGCGGGGTCGAAGGCTCCGCGCTCGTCGTCGAGCACCGCCCGGACTGGTTCACCGGAGCGACCGAGGCGATCAGCGAGGTCGGCGGATACTCCATCCCGCTCGGCGATCGCCACGCGTACCTCCTCCAGGTGGGGGAGAAGGCCCTCGTGTGGATCCGCCTCGTCGCGCGCGGCCGCGCCGCCCACGGCTCCAGCTTCCACTCCGACAACGCGGTGACCCGGCTCGCCGAGGCCGTCGCGGCGCTCGGACGCACCGCGTGGCCGGTGACGCTCACCGACACCACCCGCGAGATGACCGAGCGCCTGGCCGAGCTCACCGGCCAGACCCCCGACGACCCGGACGCGGTCGCCGCCGCCACGGGCGCGGCATCCGGATTCCTCCGCTCGACGCTGCGCACCACGACCAACCCGACCGGCCTGGTCGCGGGTTACAAGCACAATGTCATCCCCGATCGCGCCGAGGCGCTCATCGACGTGCGCGTGCTGCCCGGCACCGAGGATGCGGCCCTGGCCGACATCCGCCGTGTCGTCGGCGACGGCGTGGACGTCGAGGTGGTCCACCAGGACATCGGCCTCGAAGTCCCGTTCTCTGGAGACCTCGTCGACGCCATGGTCGCCGCACTCGGACGCCACGATCCGGGAGCACCGGTCGTGCCGTACCTCATGGGCGGCGGAACCGACAACAAGGCGCTCGCGACGCTCGGCATCGCCGGGTACGGCTTCGCGCCGCTGCGCCTGCCGGCCGACCTCGACTTCACGGGCATGTTCCACGGTGTCGACGAGCGCGTGCCGATCGACGCGCTGGTGTTCGGCCAGGCCGTGCTCACCGATCTGCTCCGCACCTACTGAACACCCGACGGGTGCCGCGGCTCGCGGCATCCGCCGTGCCCGGCTGAAAGGCGTCCATGCTTCTCGAAGCGATCATCCTCGGCTTCGTCCAGGGATTGACCGAGTTCCTCCCGATCTCGTCGAGCGCGCACCTGCGCATCCTCGGCGAGTTCCTCCCGTCGGCGCAGGACCCGGGTGCGGCGTTCACCGCGATCACGCAGATCGGCACGGAGGCGGCGGTCGTGGTCTTCTTCTGGCGCGACATCGTGCGCATCATCGGCAACTGGTTCCGGGCGCTGGCCGGTCGCATCCCACGCAACGACCCCGACGCGAAGCTCGGCTGGCTCATCATCATCGGCTCGATCCCGATCGTCGTGCTGGGTCTGCTCTTCCAGGACCAGATCGAGACCGTGCTGCGGTCGCTGTGGATCACGGCAGGCATGCTGATCTTCTTCGGCGTGCTGCTCGGCATCGCCGACCACGTGGGCGCCAAGAAGCGCAAGCTCCAGGACATCACGATCGGCCACGGCGTGATCTACGGCTTCGCGCAGTCGCTCGCCCTCATCCCGGGCGTGTCGCGCTCCGGCGGCACCATCACCGCCGGGCTCTTCATGGGCTATGAGCGCGCCGCCGCCGCCCGGTACGCGTTCCTGCTCGCGATCCCGGCCGTCTTCGGCAGCGGGTTCTTCCAGCTGTTCAAGAGCCTCGGCGAGCCGGGCGTGTTCACGCTCGGTGAGACGGCTGTCGCCACGGGCATCGCGTTCATCGTCGCTCTCGGTGTGATCGCGTTCTTCATGAACTGGATCTCCAAGCACACCTTCCTGCCGTTCGTGCTCTACCGCGTCGCGCTGGGCTCACTGCTCCTCGTGCTGCTGAGCATGGGCGTCATCAACCCCTGACGTCGATCTCGGTCGTCGAGCGAGCGAGGAACGAGCGCGACGAAACGCCTGCACCCGGCGTTCGGCGTCGGTTCGAGACGTTTCGTCTCGCAAGCTCGCTCAACGACCGAAAGCGGAGAAGGGATGCCGCTCAGCGGCGCGGGTCGTCGCGGCCCGGCTTGCTCGGCCCGTCGCCCGGCTTGCCGTCGGAGCGACGGAGGTACCGCTCGAACTCCTGCGCGATCGCGTCGCCGGACGCCTCGGGCGAATCCCACGTGTCGCGGGTCCGCTCGAGCTGGCGGATGTAGTCGGTCATCTCCTCGTCGTCCGCGGCGGCCGCGTCGATGGAGGCCTCCCAGGCCGCAGCCTCGGTGGCGAGGTCGCCGCGCGGCACCGGCGCGCCGGTGAGGTCCTCGAGCTTGTCGAGCAGCGCGAGCGTCGCCTTGGGCGACGGGGTGTGGCCGGCGACGTAGTGCGGCACGCTCGCCCAGAGGCTCGCCGTCGGGATGCCGGCGCGCTCCGCCGCGTCTCCGAGCACGCTGAGGATTCCGACCGGACCCTCGTACGAGCTGCGCTCGAGCTCGAGGGTGCTCCGGAGGTTCTCGTTGTCGCTGCCGGCGAAGACGGAGATGGGTCGCGTGTGCGGCACGTCCGACATCATCGAGCCGATCGCGATGAAGCCGGTGATGTCCTCCCGCAGCGCGATGTCGATGAACTCGGACGAGAACGCCTGCCAGGCGCGGGCCGGCTCGACGCCGGTGAGCAGCCACAGCTGCGTGCCGCGCGTCGCGCGCGCGGGGCGCAGCAGCGATGCCTCCGGCCAGCGGAGGGTGCGGCGGCCGTCGCCGTCGGCGGCGATGTGGGGACGGGTGTACTGGTAGTCGAAGTAGAGCTCGGGGTCCACCGAGAAAACGGTCTCGTACGAGCCGCCCTCGCGCAGCTGCGTGATCGCGGAGGACGCGGCTTCGCCCGCGTCGTTCCATCCGTCGAATGCAGCGACGAGAACACGACGACCCAGTCCGTCCACGGGACCCCCTCCGCCCGCATCGGCCGCGGGCTCCCTCCAGGATATGCCCCCCTCTCGACGGAGGGCCGGAGCCCCGTCGGTAGGATTGCACGGTGAATGCGCCCCGACTCTCCGCCGTCCTGTGGGATATGGACGGCACGCTCGTCGATACCGAGCCGTACTGGATGGCGGCGGAGACGCCCCTCATCGAGAGCTTCGGCGGGACGTGGTCGCACGAGCAGGCACTCGGCCTCGTGGGTCTGGGACTGGAGGATTCCGCGCGCATCCTGCAGGCGGCCGGGGTGCGCATGAGCGCCGATGCGATCATCGACCACCTCACCGACCATGTCATGCGGGAGCTCACCGTCACCGGTGTGCCGTTCCGTCCCGGGGCGCGCGAATTGCTCGCGAGTCTGCGGGAGGCGGGCATCAAGACCGGCCTGGTGACGATGTCGATGCGACGCATGGCGCAGACGGTCGTCGACCTCATCGACTTCGAGGCGTTCGACGTCGTGATCGCGGGCGACGATGCGACGCGCCCGAAGCCGTTCCCCGATCCGTACCTCCAGGCCTGCGAGGCACTTGGAGTCGCGCCCCACGAGACGGTGGCGATCGAGGACTCCCCGAACGGCCTGCGCTCCGCGGTCGCATCCGGTGCCGCGGTCATCGGCGTCCCGCTGATGGTGTCGCTCACCGGCGCCGGTGCGCACACGCTGTGGGACACGCTCGACGGACGCAGCGTCGACGACATCGTCGACTTCCACGCGGCGCATCGTGCCCGCGCATCCGATCCGGCCGAGGAGATCGCCCGATGACGCACACCCTCGCACCCACTGTGGATCGTCCGAGCGGCCCGTTCCGCCTCGGCGACCGGGTCCAGCTCACCGGCCCGAAGGGCCGCCTGCACACCATCACGCTGCGCGAGGACGGCGAGCTGCACACCCATCACGGCGTGCTCAAGCACACGCAGCTCATCGGCCAGCCGGACGGCTCCGTGGTCGCCAACAGCGGCGGCCACGAGTATCTGGCGCTGCGGCCGCTGCTGCGCGACTTCGTGATGTCGATGCCGCGGGGCGCCGCGATCGTGTATCCGAAGGATGCCGCGCAGATCCTCGCCGAGGCCGACATCTTCCCGGGGGCCACCGTGGTCGAGGCCGGGGTCGGCTCCGGCGCGCTGTCGCTGTGGCTCCTGCGCGCGATCGGCGCCACGGGACGCCTGGTGTCGTTCGAGCGCCGCGACGACTTCGCCGCCGTCGCCCGCGCCAACGTCGAGACCTTCATCGGAGAGGTGCCGCCGAACTGGGACGTGGTCGTCGGCGATCTGGCAGAGGAGCTGACCGACGCGGTGGCGGCGGCATCCGTCGACCGCGTCGTTCTCGACATGCTCGCCCCGTGGGAGTGCATCGACGCGGTCGCCGAGGCCCTCACTCCCGGCGGCGTGGTCGTCTGCTACGTCGCGACCGCGACGCAGCTCAGCCGCGTGGCGGAGTACATCCGTGGCACCGGGCTCTTCACCGAGCCCGACGCGAACGAGACCATGGTGCGGGGCTGGCACGTCGAGGGGCTCGCGGTGCGTCCCGACCATCGCATGGTCGCGCACACCGGCTTCCTCATCTGGGCGCGCCGGCTGGCGCCGGGCGCCGTCGCGCCCGAGGTCAAGCGCCGCGCCTCGAAGTCGAGCTACGGCGACGAGGACGTCGAACTGTGGACGCCCGGCGCTGTCGGCGATCGGCAGATCACCGACAAGAACCTTCGCAAGCGCGTCCGCGAGGCGGAGCGCGCGGCCGAGGGCGCCCGCCAGGCGGCTGGGCGTTCAGACGCCTCCGACGAGTCCGCCTAAACTGATCCGGTGCGCAAGATCCCCGCTGCCCTCGTTGTCCTGGGACTGGTGACCGTCGGCCTGACCGGATGCTCGCTGCCCGGCTCGTCCGACTGCTCCCGTCCCGCTGTCTCCAACGCCGACGTGATGGACCTCATCGACGTCACCGGCGACAGCGGCGACCAGCCCGAGGTCGACGTGTACACGCCGCTGCACGCCTCGCAGCTGGGCTACGAGGACGTGGTGACCGGAGACGGAACCGCGATCACCGCGCAGAACCAGCTCATGGTCATCGATGTCGCCCTGTTCAGCGGTGCGACCGGTGAGCCGATCGTCGCCACGGCCTACGACGGCGATCTGTCGACCGTCTCGTCTCCGTCGCAGTGGACCACGAACTTCGTCGGCTTCGAAGAGGCGCTGCAGTGTGCGACCGAGGGTTCGCGCGTCGCTGTCGCCCTGTCACCCGGCGACATGGCGGACGGTGTCGCAGAGGGATTCGGACTGGCCGAGGATGACACCGCCGTCGCGGTCATCGACGTGCGCAAGGTCTACCTCGCCGCCGCCGACGGTCAGAACCAGTTCAACAGCGGATTCGGCCTGCCCAGCGTCGTGCGCGCTCCCGACGGACGGCCCGGCCTGATCATCCCCGACGGCACCCCGCCCGAGGACGTCGTCGTCCAGACGCTCAAGAAGGGCACGGGCGAGACCGTGACCGGAGACCAGCCGGTGCGCGTCCACTACACCGGCGTCGTCTGGGGCGAGGACGAGGCGTTCGACAGCAGCTGGGACGGCGAGCCCGCGTCGCTGACGCTCGACGGCGTCGTGCCCGGCTTCGCCCAGGCTCTCGAGGGCCAGACGGTGGGTTCGCAGGTCATGGTCGTGGTGCCGCCCGACCAGGGTTACGGCGATCAGGCGCAGGGCGCGATCCCCGCGGATTCGACGCTCGTGTTCGTGATCGACATCCTCGGTCTGGACGTCGCCGCCGAGGAGTGACGCGGGGTTCAGCTGCGGTGCCGCGCGCGGCCCTAAGATAGCTGGGTGCCCGCCACCGCCGCCGCGAAGATCCCACCCGAGGAGCGTCTCGTCAACCTCGTGGTGGCCCTCATCGCGACCGACCAGGGGCTGACGAAGGACACCATCCTGACGTCCGTCGCGGGTTATCGCGAGCAGAGCGAGGCCGGGGCATCCAAGGATGCGCTCGAGAAGATGTTCGAGCGCGACAAGGAGTCGCTGCGGGGCCTCGGTGTGCCGATCGAGACGATCGGGGACTGGGCAGACCCCGACGACCTGCGCGAGGCGCGATACCGCGTGCCCACCGCCGAGTACGAGCTTCCCGAAGACATCGAGTTCACTCCTGCCGAGCTGGCGCTGCTGACCCTTGCGGGCGGTGTGTGGAGTCAGAGCTCCATGTCCGACGACGCACGCAGCGGGCTGCGCAAGATCCGGGCGCTCGGCGACCTCGTGGACGAGCCCATCATCGGCTTCTCACCCCGCCTGAGCCTGCGCGACCCCGCCTTTCCCGCACTGCAGCAGGCGATCGAGTCCAGCGGCGTCGTCACCTTCCCGTACCTCAAGCCGGGGGAGGACGCGCCGCGCACGCGTCGCATCCAGCCGCTGGCGCTGATCGAGTACGAGGGCCGATGGCACGTGTTCGGCATCGATCTCGACGTCGCCGCCGATCGCACCTTCCTCCTCCAGCGCATCGTCGGGCCGGTCTCGCAGACGCGGGCCTCGTTCGACCCTGCGCTCCGCGAGGGAGCCGGCGAACGCGCCCTCGCCGGTCTCGACGAGGTCGCCGCGCGCAACTCCGCTCTCCTGGAGGTCAACCCCGGCACCGAGGCCGCACTGCGGCTCGCCCGCCGGGCGCAGCCGGCCGAGCAGGGCATCCGCGTGCCCTACGTCGATGTCCACATCTTCGCCGACGAGCTCGCCTCGTACGGACCGGAGGTGCGCGTCGTCGCACCGGTGGAGCTGCGCGATCGCGTGATCGATCGCCTCGCGGCCACCCGTGCGCTGCACGACGGCGGCGGCATGAACGCGGGGAGCCCGTCATGACCGCCAAGCGGCCGCTCGTGGCGACGGATCGCGCCGCCCTCATGCTGCAGCTCGTGCCGTACCTCATCGGCAAGGGCGAGGTGTCGCTCGCCGAGGCCGCCGACGAATTCGACGTGTCGCCCGAGCAGATGCGCTCGATGGTCGAGAAGCTCACCGTCATCGGCCTGCCCGGCGACCGGGGCTACTGGCAGATGTCGAACGACCTCTTCGACATCGACTGGGACCTCCTCGACGAGCGCGACCTCATCGTCATCACGAACGCGGTCGGGCTGGAGAGGTCGCCGAAGCTCACCGCCCGCGAGGCGGCCGCGCTGCTCGCGGGGCTGCAGCTGGCGCGCTCCATCCCGGGCGTGGGCGACACCGACCTCTATGCGGGTCTCCTCGCGAAGCTCTCTCGCGGAGCCTCCGGCACCCCCGCCGAGGTGATCCTCGCCCCGGAGCCCGTCGACGCGGTGCGCGACCTCGTGGCCGACGCCCTGCGGCGAGGCGTTGCCGTCTCGTTCACCTACAAGGCCCCCGATGCTGGTCCCACGACCCGCACCGTCGACCCCGTCAAGGTGCACATCGCGAGCGGGCAGTGGTACCTGCAGGGCTGGTGCCATCTCCGCGAGGCGATGCGCACGTTCCACCTCGACCGCGTGAGCGATCTGGAGCTCACCGGCATCCCGAGCACGCACGCGGGGGAGCAGGCGCCGGACTGGTTCGACACCGACGCCGGTGACGTGGTCGCCCGCATCCGCTTCGCGGAGGATGTCGCGCCCCTGCTGGGCGACTACCTCGACCGTGCGACGCTCGCGACGTCCGACGGCGTCACGATCGCCACCATGCGCGTCGCGGACGAACTGAGTCTGCGGCGCCTCGCTGCGCGCCGGGGCGGCGCCGTCGAGGTGCTCGAACCCGCTGCCGCGCGCCGTGCGGTCGCCGACTGGGCCGAAGCCGGATTGGCGCAGTACCGGTGAGGGCGACTCGGAGTCGCCGCGACAGGGTTACACTGGACCAACATCCGCACCGACAAGGAGACTCCGCATGGGCGCATTCGGATGGCCGCATCTTCTGATCATCCTCGCGGTGATCCTGCTCCTCTTCGGGGCTGCGAAGCTCCCGGCCCTCGCCAAGAGCGTCGGTCAGTCCGCTCGGGTTTTCAAGGGCGAGATGAAGGCGATGAAGGACGACGACACGACGGGCAAGCCGAAGGCCGAGAACGTGGCGTCGGAGACTCCGAAGGCCGACATCCCCACGAGCCCGAGCAGCAGCACCGCAGACCCGTCCTCCTGACCCGGCGTGGTCACCACGGAGCCACCGCGCATCGAGGAGCCCGATCAGCCTCGGCGCGATAAGCGCATGTCCCTCGGGGGGCACCTGCGCGAACTGCGGAAGCGATTCTTCATTGCTGCGGCCGGCCTCGTGGTCGGCATGGTCATCGCGTTCATCATCAGCGGCTGGGTGATCGATCTCCTCGCGCAGCCGATCGTGCAGATCGCGGCGGAGCGGGGCGAGCAGGACATCGCCCTCAACTTCACGACCGTAGCGAGCGGTTTCGACCTGCACATGCGGATCGCGTTCGCGATCGGCCTGCTGATCTCTGCGCCGGTCTGGCTGTGGCAGATCTGGGCGTTCATCATGCCCGGGCTCACCCGCAAGGAGGTCCGCTACACGATCGGCTTCCTCCTGGCCGCGATCCCGCTGTTCATGGCCGGCCTCTTCGTCGGCTGGCTCATCATGCCGCACATGGTCGTGCTGATGGCGAACTTCGTGCCCGACGACCAGGGCATCGCCCAGTTCTACGACTACGCCACGTACTACGACTTCGTCTTCAAGCTTCTGCTGGTGATCGGGGTGTCCTTCGTCACCCCGGTCTTCCTGGTCGCCCTGAACCTCGCGGGCGTGATGTCGGGCCGCGACATCCTCAAGGGCTGGCGAGTGGCGATCATCGTGATCACGATCTTCGCAGCGATGGCGACTCCCGCCGCGGACGTCACCTCGATGCTGCTCCTCGGAGGAATCCTCTGCGTGCTGTACTTCGCCGCGGTGGGCCTGTCCATGCTGTTCGACCGGCGCAAGGCGAAGCGCGATAAGGCTGCGGGAGTCCTGCCGCCCGAGGTGACGTGACCGACCCCGCTCCCGCCGAGCGCTATGCACGAGCGACCGACGCTGCCCGGCTCGACCGCACCCACCCGCTCACGGCCGCGTTCGCAGCATCGCAGCGGTTCACCCTCGACCCGTTCCAGATCGAGGGATGCCGCGCGCTCGAAGACGGGCGCAGCGTCCTGGTCGCCGCGCCCACCGGCGCCGGCAAGACCATCGTCGGCGAGTTCGCCGTGCACCTGGCCATGCAGACGCCCGGAGACAAGGCCTTCTACACGACGCCGATGAAGGCGCTGTCGAACCAGAAGTTCCGTGAGCTGCAGGACGTCTACGGACCCGACGACGTCGGTCTCCTCACCGGCGACACGAACATCAATGGGAACGCGCGCATCGTCGTCATGACGACCGAGGTGCTGCGCAACATGCTCTACGCCGACTCTCCGGCGCTGCGCGGCCTCCGGTACGTGGTCATGGACGAGGTGCACTACCTCGCCGACCGCTTCCGCGGCGCGGTGTGGGAGGAGGTCATCATCCACCTCGCGCCGAGCGTGCGGCTGGTGTCGCTGTCGGCGACCGTGTCGAACGCCGAGGAGTTCGGCGACTGGCTCGACACCGTGCGCGGGGGCAGCGACGGCGATCCCGCGGTAGAGGTCATCGTGTCCGAGACCCGTCCGGTGCCGCTCGAGCAGCACGTGCTCGTCAGGGGCGACCTCCTGCCGCTGTTCGACGACCGCGCCGGCATCGCGACCGCGCAGGTGAACCAGGAGCTGATGCGGATCCGCTCGTTCAAGGGTCCGACCTTCGAGAACAACCGACGCGCTCAGCAGCTGCGCAGCGGCGACCGCGGTGAACGCGCCCACTACGCCGGCGGCGGGTACGAGGCATCCCGCCGGCGTCCGAGCCGGGGCAACAAGCGGCCGGTGCGCTCGGCGAACGTGCAGCGCATCGAGCGGCTGGATCGCCCCGACGTCGTCGAGCTGCTGTCGCGGGCGAACCTGCTGCCCGCCATCTTCTTCATCTTCAGCCGGGTCGGCTGCGACGCGGCCGTGCAGCAGGTACGGCGGGCGGGCGTGCGGCTGACGT from Microbacterium sp. ProA8 includes these protein-coding regions:
- a CDS encoding histidine kinase produces the protein MSTSPVQAADTETAAQRRGRLRLSRGITATWWYTVSAVVFLEFMLVAVWTGALAGAGRSTAAIAAVGLGGLVWWVSTFLLMRDYRQRTEHEQFVPRPLVLVSLLIAACFGLIAGLVSGLWLLGVVPLIQTSMFLNWPSGVRLRVVIAATALLVVLWFIDGRLVVPPGAGSAWWLSGFFSVSLPSMTVLTLWWWDVLITVDRARASESRLAATQERLRVATDVHDLQGHHLQVIALQLELAERLMTNDPDAAFTQLQAARRSVDAARQGTRDLALRFRSVPLPDEVANAADLLRAAGTSVKVTVDADADQAPASVLGPVIRETTTNALRHGGGRWARLSLTRDADAWRYEIENDAAEALPSADGAGLEGIARRVEDGGGTVETRRGGQEFAVVVRVPVSPEGSR
- a CDS encoding small multidrug efflux protein, whose amino-acid sequence is MSLVDTFQDLVAQVPDLVQPLIVAAAGAVPFIEGEGAAVIGIIGGIHPAIAAAAGIIGNFVCVTVLVLLTARTRSAVVTRTRTRRLVAAGGGDAGEVPSPEVGGERGSARRAKFQRAFERYGVPGVSLLGPLLLPTQFTATMLAGAGVKTARILFWQGLAIVAWTTLLTFVVGGAMYVVH
- a CDS encoding M20/M25/M40 family metallo-hydrolase is translated as MPSPDLGLPEVASVARDLIRFDTTNHGGGRAAGEREAAEYVGAYLSDLGLQPEFYEPIPRRTNVMARVPGRNSDKPALVLHGHLDVVPAIAEDWSVDPFEGVVRDGMLWGRGAVDMKDMDAMILTSVADLLRAGEQPERDLVLAFFADEENGGVEGSALVVEHRPDWFTGATEAISEVGGYSIPLGDRHAYLLQVGEKALVWIRLVARGRAAHGSSFHSDNAVTRLAEAVAALGRTAWPVTLTDTTREMTERLAELTGQTPDDPDAVAAATGAASGFLRSTLRTTTNPTGLVAGYKHNVIPDRAEALIDVRVLPGTEDAALADIRRVVGDGVDVEVVHQDIGLEVPFSGDLVDAMVAALGRHDPGAPVVPYLMGGGTDNKALATLGIAGYGFAPLRLPADLDFTGMFHGVDERVPIDALVFGQAVLTDLLRTY
- a CDS encoding undecaprenyl-diphosphate phosphatase, which translates into the protein MLLEAIILGFVQGLTEFLPISSSAHLRILGEFLPSAQDPGAAFTAITQIGTEAAVVVFFWRDIVRIIGNWFRALAGRIPRNDPDAKLGWLIIIGSIPIVVLGLLFQDQIETVLRSLWITAGMLIFFGVLLGIADHVGAKKRKLQDITIGHGVIYGFAQSLALIPGVSRSGGTITAGLFMGYERAAAARYAFLLAIPAVFGSGFFQLFKSLGEPGVFTLGETAVATGIAFIVALGVIAFFMNWISKHTFLPFVLYRVALGSLLLVLLSMGVINP
- a CDS encoding PAC2 family protein, with the translated sequence MDGLGRRVLVAAFDGWNDAGEAASSAITQLREGGSYETVFSVDPELYFDYQYTRPHIAADGDGRRTLRWPEASLLRPARATRGTQLWLLTGVEPARAWQAFSSEFIDIALREDITGFIAIGSMMSDVPHTRPISVFAGSDNENLRSTLELERSSYEGPVGILSVLGDAAERAGIPTASLWASVPHYVAGHTPSPKATLALLDKLEDLTGAPVPRGDLATEAAAWEASIDAAAADDEEMTDYIRQLERTRDTWDSPEASGDAIAQEFERYLRRSDGKPGDGPSKPGRDDPRR
- a CDS encoding HAD family phosphatase codes for the protein MNAPRLSAVLWDMDGTLVDTEPYWMAAETPLIESFGGTWSHEQALGLVGLGLEDSARILQAAGVRMSADAIIDHLTDHVMRELTVTGVPFRPGARELLASLREAGIKTGLVTMSMRRMAQTVVDLIDFEAFDVVIAGDDATRPKPFPDPYLQACEALGVAPHETVAIEDSPNGLRSAVASGAAVIGVPLMVSLTGAGAHTLWDTLDGRSVDDIVDFHAAHRARASDPAEEIAR
- a CDS encoding tRNA (adenine-N1)-methyltransferase; protein product: MTHTLAPTVDRPSGPFRLGDRVQLTGPKGRLHTITLREDGELHTHHGVLKHTQLIGQPDGSVVANSGGHEYLALRPLLRDFVMSMPRGAAIVYPKDAAQILAEADIFPGATVVEAGVGSGALSLWLLRAIGATGRLVSFERRDDFAAVARANVETFIGEVPPNWDVVVGDLAEELTDAVAAASVDRVVLDMLAPWECIDAVAEALTPGGVVVCYVATATQLSRVAEYIRGTGLFTEPDANETMVRGWHVEGLAVRPDHRMVAHTGFLIWARRLAPGAVAPEVKRRASKSSYGDEDVELWTPGAVGDRQITDKNLRKRVREAERAAEGARQAAGRSDASDESA
- a CDS encoding FKBP-type peptidyl-prolyl cis-trans isomerase, which gives rise to MRKIPAALVVLGLVTVGLTGCSLPGSSDCSRPAVSNADVMDLIDVTGDSGDQPEVDVYTPLHASQLGYEDVVTGDGTAITAQNQLMVIDVALFSGATGEPIVATAYDGDLSTVSSPSQWTTNFVGFEEALQCATEGSRVAVALSPGDMADGVAEGFGLAEDDTAVAVIDVRKVYLAAADGQNQFNSGFGLPSVVRAPDGRPGLIIPDGTPPEDVVVQTLKKGTGETVTGDQPVRVHYTGVVWGEDEAFDSSWDGEPASLTLDGVVPGFAQALEGQTVGSQVMVVVPPDQGYGDQAQGAIPADSTLVFVIDILGLDVAAEE
- a CDS encoding WYL domain-containing protein, with the protein product MPATAAAKIPPEERLVNLVVALIATDQGLTKDTILTSVAGYREQSEAGASKDALEKMFERDKESLRGLGVPIETIGDWADPDDLREARYRVPTAEYELPEDIEFTPAELALLTLAGGVWSQSSMSDDARSGLRKIRALGDLVDEPIIGFSPRLSLRDPAFPALQQAIESSGVVTFPYLKPGEDAPRTRRIQPLALIEYEGRWHVFGIDLDVAADRTFLLQRIVGPVSQTRASFDPALREGAGERALAGLDEVAARNSALLEVNPGTEAALRLARRAQPAEQGIRVPYVDVHIFADELASYGPEVRVVAPVELRDRVIDRLAATRALHDGGGMNAGSPS
- a CDS encoding WYL domain-containing protein, which encodes MTAKRPLVATDRAALMLQLVPYLIGKGEVSLAEAADEFDVSPEQMRSMVEKLTVIGLPGDRGYWQMSNDLFDIDWDLLDERDLIVITNAVGLERSPKLTAREAAALLAGLQLARSIPGVGDTDLYAGLLAKLSRGASGTPAEVILAPEPVDAVRDLVADALRRGVAVSFTYKAPDAGPTTRTVDPVKVHIASGQWYLQGWCHLREAMRTFHLDRVSDLELTGIPSTHAGEQAPDWFDTDAGDVVARIRFAEDVAPLLGDYLDRATLATSDGVTIATMRVADELSLRRLAARRGGAVEVLEPAAARRAVADWAEAGLAQYR